The following coding sequences lie in one Gemmatimonadota bacterium genomic window:
- a CDS encoding FtsX-like permease family protein, whose amino-acid sequence MWKNYLTIIIRNIRNHRLYSLINVVGLSVGLTSCGLILLWIQHETKYDQHHLNGDRIYRVLRQVKNKTTGDSYFSNGTLGPVGPALKADFPEIKAMTRIFTGSSWVQYKDKGFREKFWVADGSFLDVFTFPLLKGDRQALLKHPSSVVVTETVARKYFGNENPIGKVITVEDRYTGGDYEIVGILKDLPSQSTLRFAFLTFTVSSSPFMQHVWEVWRKSSFRPVKTYLLLSEGTSSADLERKLPDFTTRYFDPETRANTTYHLQPFRRIYLYSYSDYGIAGGGEITYIYLFAAIGTLILLIACANFMNLATARSAKRAREVGIRKTVGAHKGQLINQFFSESLFISFLSLLFSISLIELVLPVFEQFVGIDLHFGVSELLIMIILTVLMGFIAGSYPAFFLSSFQPIQVLGGKHSHTLKGVRMREVLIVFQFCVSIAFIICTGVVYQQLNYIKNKKLGFNKDMVVMMPLFARDRSLTSKYELIKQEFLKHPNIHRATASHTSLGYGGGRELVIPEGFDGEEVRMRFLAVDEDFLDTFEIDVIAGRNLNKDIASDSTNAFILNETAIKQLGWKDPIGKQFTWPLRPHHGTVIGVVRDFHLRSLHEEIEPIFICKWQEKWNWLSVKIGRENISSTMDFMESKWKQFIPNRPFESWFLSESLEGFYLKEIKIFSVLEIFTLLASFVACMGLFGLANFSVEQRIKEIGIRKVLGANLADILKLLSKEFLKLIAVAYVLALPLAYYAGEQWLQNFAYRINQSILVFIIGAVSGIIVTLLIVGYQAGKAWSEDPVKMLRQE is encoded by the coding sequence ATGTGGAAAAATTATCTCACCATAATCATACGAAACATCCGCAATCACAGACTTTATTCATTGATCAACGTAGTCGGACTATCGGTGGGCCTGACGAGCTGTGGTCTGATCCTCCTGTGGATACAGCATGAGACAAAATATGATCAACATCATCTCAACGGCGACCGCATTTACAGGGTATTGAGACAGGTAAAAAATAAAACGACCGGGGATTCCTACTTCAGCAATGGCACCCTGGGACCTGTAGGCCCTGCTCTCAAAGCCGACTTTCCCGAAATCAAGGCGATGACCCGAATCTTTACCGGTTCTTCCTGGGTTCAGTACAAAGATAAGGGATTCCGTGAGAAATTCTGGGTTGCCGATGGTAGTTTTTTGGATGTATTCACATTTCCTTTGCTAAAGGGCGATCGTCAGGCACTTCTGAAGCACCCTTCTTCTGTGGTTGTTACAGAAACAGTTGCACGAAAGTATTTTGGTAATGAAAATCCTATCGGCAAAGTGATTACTGTAGAAGATCGTTACACGGGAGGAGATTATGAGATTGTAGGCATCTTGAAAGATTTGCCGAGTCAATCAACACTCCGATTTGCCTTTTTGACGTTTACAGTTTCTTCTTCACCATTTATGCAACATGTTTGGGAAGTATGGCGCAAATCTTCCTTTCGTCCTGTCAAAACTTATCTATTGCTTTCTGAAGGTACTTCCTCCGCTGATTTAGAGCGTAAATTACCGGATTTTACCACCCGCTACTTTGATCCCGAAACGCGTGCGAACACAACGTATCACCTGCAACCTTTTCGTCGGATCTATCTCTACTCATATTCAGACTACGGTATAGCAGGTGGTGGAGAAATTACTTATATCTATTTATTTGCTGCAATCGGTACTCTGATTCTCCTCATCGCTTGTGCGAACTTTATGAATTTGGCAACCGCGCGTTCAGCCAAAAGAGCGAGAGAAGTAGGCATTCGCAAGACCGTCGGCGCACACAAAGGTCAATTAATCAACCAATTTTTCAGTGAATCGCTATTCATATCATTCCTATCTTTGCTATTTTCAATTTCACTGATTGAGCTTGTCCTGCCAGTATTCGAACAATTTGTGGGCATAGACTTGCATTTTGGCGTCTCTGAACTACTCATAATGATCATCCTTACCGTGCTGATGGGCTTCATCGCTGGAAGCTATCCCGCTTTCTTTTTGTCAAGTTTTCAACCCATACAGGTATTAGGTGGCAAGCACTCACACACATTAAAAGGTGTTCGCATGCGAGAAGTCCTGATCGTCTTTCAGTTCTGTGTGTCTATCGCCTTCATAATTTGTACTGGCGTGGTCTATCAGCAACTAAATTATATCAAAAACAAAAAACTTGGCTTCAACAAAGACATGGTGGTCATGATGCCGCTATTTGCAAGAGACCGTTCCCTCACAAGTAAGTATGAATTGATCAAGCAGGAATTTCTTAAACATCCCAATATTCACCGTGCAACCGCATCTCACACCAGCCTCGGATATGGTGGAGGACGTGAGCTTGTCATTCCAGAAGGATTTGATGGCGAAGAGGTCAGAATGAGATTTCTGGCAGTAGATGAGGACTTTTTGGACACATTCGAGATCGATGTGATAGCCGGAAGAAATCTGAATAAGGATATTGCAAGCGACTCGACCAACGCGTTTATTCTCAATGAGACAGCTATTAAACAACTCGGATGGAAAGATCCTATTGGAAAGCAATTTACATGGCCTCTTAGGCCTCATCATGGCACAGTAATTGGGGTCGTGCGCGATTTTCACCTGCGGTCTCTTCACGAAGAAATAGAGCCAATTTTTATATGCAAATGGCAGGAAAAATGGAATTGGCTATCAGTCAAAATTGGACGGGAGAACATCTCATCAACAATGGATTTCATGGAGTCAAAGTGGAAACAATTCATTCCAAACCGGCCTTTTGAAAGCTGGTTTCTAAGCGAAAGTCTTGAAGGATTTTATCTAAAGGAGATCAAGATCTTTAGTGTCCTCGAAATCTTCACACTACTCGCTTCTTTTGTCGCTTGTATGGGACTATTTGGCCTTGCAAATTTCAGTGTTGAACAAAGAATCAAAGAAATTGGAATCCGCAAAGTGCTGGGCGCAAACCTTGCAGATATTTTAAAATTACTTTCAAAAGAGTTCCTGAAGTTAATCGCAGTCGCTTATGTATTGGCACTTCCCCTCGCTTATTATGCAGGAGAGCAATGGCTGCAAAATTTTGCATACCGAATAAATCAGAGCATCCTTGTTTTTATTATAGGAGCAGTCTCGGGCATCATTGTCACCCTGTTAATCGTGGGCTATCAAGCTGGCAAAGCCTGGTCTGAAGACCCGGTTAAAATGCTCCGCCAAGAGTAA
- a CDS encoding GNAT family N-acetyltransferase, with product MISNDCENIMLITVRAAQLSDLPQLAKMNSCLVDDQGSENPFSLTEYEDRFREWLDTNIWTVDVFLHDGQVVGYSVYQERTDYYDPNETVIYIRQYYIKRSHRRVGLGKAAFQILIDTRFPKDVQSIALDVMETNSVGQNFWKKLGFNEYFISMKKELEQKQLTSRARRQSTEKSWTQYPA from the coding sequence ATGATCTCAAATGACTGTGAGAATATCATGTTAATCACTGTCCGCGCTGCACAATTGAGTGACCTGCCTCAGTTGGCTAAAATGAATAGCTGTCTCGTGGATGACCAGGGTAGCGAGAATCCGTTTTCATTGACAGAATACGAGGACCGGTTTCGCGAGTGGTTAGATACCAATATATGGACGGTAGATGTATTTCTACATGATGGACAGGTAGTAGGCTATTCTGTCTATCAAGAGCGTACTGACTACTATGACCCAAATGAGACGGTAATTTATATCCGACAGTATTACATTAAACGCTCTCATCGTCGGGTTGGCCTGGGTAAAGCAGCCTTCCAGATTCTGATAGACACGCGTTTTCCAAAGGATGTTCAATCTATAGCTCTCGATGTCATGGAAACTAACTCAGTAGGCCAGAATTTTTGGAAGAAGCTGGGCTTTAACGAATATTTTATTTCGATGAAAAAGGAACTGGAACAAAAGCAACTCACAAGCCGCGCCAGAAGGCAATCTACCGAAAAATCATGGACACAATACCCCGCATAA
- a CDS encoding HAD family hydrolase: protein MQISAISFDGDMTLWDFYKVMRHSLMHTLGELRRHVSTQRALDLTVEDMIAIRNRLAEEVKGEVWNLEEIRRLAFEKTLEYVGYPDSDLAMHLNKIYLKHRFEDIELYKDVVPALDILASYFKIGLLSNGNSYPERCGLAGRFDFVVLAQDVRVAKPDRRIFQITAQRACCPLAQLLHVGDSLEQDVAGADAAGAHTVWLNREGLTNDTGIQADYEISSLTDLPAILGVD, encoded by the coding sequence TTGCAAATTTCAGCGATTTCTTTTGATGGTGATATGACCTTGTGGGACTTCTATAAGGTCATGCGACATTCGTTAATGCATACATTGGGGGAATTGCGCAGGCATGTTTCGACTCAACGCGCTTTAGACCTTACTGTTGAGGATATGATTGCGATTCGCAATCGGCTTGCTGAGGAGGTGAAAGGCGAGGTCTGGAATCTCGAGGAGATCAGACGGCTGGCATTTGAGAAGACGCTTGAATATGTTGGATATCCGGACAGTGATCTGGCTATGCATCTCAATAAGATATATCTGAAGCATCGTTTCGAAGATATTGAGTTGTATAAAGATGTTGTACCTGCGCTTGATATTTTGGCATCCTATTTTAAGATCGGGCTTTTGTCAAATGGGAATAGTTATCCGGAACGCTGTGGCCTTGCGGGACGTTTTGATTTTGTTGTTCTTGCCCAGGATGTGCGTGTTGCAAAGCCTGATCGAAGAATTTTTCAGATTACTGCACAGAGGGCGTGCTGCCCGCTGGCGCAGCTATTACACGTCGGAGATTCCCTGGAACAGGATGTTGCAGGTGCAGATGCAGCCGGAGCGCATACGGTCTGGCTAAATCGCGAAGGTTTGACAAATGATACGGGGATCCAAGCTGATTACGAAATTAGTTCATTGACTGACCTGCCCGCGATATTGGGGGTAGATTGA
- a CDS encoding FtsX-like permease family protein: protein MFENYLKVAVRNLIKFKMFSSLNISGLAIGMSCCILVFLYIQDEIGYDQFHEKSNRIYRVLREREAHSGETHTQPGTSGALAPSLLKDFSEIQSAVRTWDIDTWINYKDKWFKQKFMMTDSKIFEIFSFPFAKGDPRTALIDPYTIVLTQEMANKFFPDENPMGRTITVEHRYFRGDYKITGVLENIPINSTIQFDFLASSASSEWRQKSFAGTVWERWQRESGWLPIETFILLQEGYPPSELEQKLSDFMRRYMGEEIQSNNVYHLQPLNRIHLYSNVDYGMTMYSDISYIYLLSTLAFFILLIAGINFVNLATARATTRAMEVGMRKVVGANRRILIVQFLGESFLLSLLSLLLALSFVELFLPTFNAFTLKALSLNIQNESLLVGLSGITVLVGLFSGIYPAFVLSAFEPMDILKGGKLVSTKNNARFRKGLVIFQSSISVICIIGTITIFNQMKYMRNKDLGFNKDQVMILELYMTDRSLTSNYRAIHQEFIKHPDILAATASHTLPNIGWGERWVVYPEGSNSDGWEMNILAADEDFLNFFDIKVKEGRNFSSDIGRDTTSAYILNETAVKQLGWEKPIGKQFEWNDRPGEVIGVVEDFHLLSLHEKIGPVFVCMWVPKWNYLSLKIRKDNIANTIQFVENQWKRLIPNFPFNFHFLDENIDKWNYEAEIKLEKMLRLVSLLTIFVACLGLFGLTAFTVQYRTHEMSIRKVLGASKFNIWWLLVRDFLGLILLTNIIAWPIAFFVMEAWLQDFHYRVHVDLITLILGGGISLMIALLTIVYHTLKTALLNPIHHLRYK, encoded by the coding sequence ATGTTTGAAAACTATCTAAAAGTTGCAGTTCGAAACCTGATTAAATTTAAGATGTTTTCATCCCTGAATATCAGTGGTTTAGCTATTGGGATGTCCTGTTGTATTTTGGTTTTCTTATATATACAGGATGAAATAGGTTACGACCAGTTCCACGAAAAAAGCAATCGCATTTACCGGGTGCTGAGAGAAAGGGAAGCCCATAGTGGCGAAACCCACACACAGCCGGGTACTTCAGGTGCACTTGCACCGTCTCTGCTGAAAGATTTTTCAGAAATACAAAGTGCTGTCCGTACCTGGGATATTGATACCTGGATAAACTACAAAGACAAATGGTTTAAACAAAAATTTATGATGACCGATTCTAAAATCTTTGAAATCTTCTCCTTTCCTTTCGCAAAAGGCGATCCGAGGACAGCTCTGATAGACCCCTATACCATTGTTCTCACCCAGGAAATGGCGAATAAATTCTTCCCTGACGAAAATCCCATGGGCCGAACAATCACCGTTGAACACCGATATTTTAGAGGAGATTACAAAATCACAGGTGTCCTGGAAAATATACCCATAAATTCGACAATTCAATTCGATTTTCTCGCTTCGTCTGCTTCATCGGAATGGAGACAAAAATCATTTGCTGGCACTGTGTGGGAAAGGTGGCAACGCGAGAGTGGTTGGCTGCCAATAGAAACTTTTATTTTGCTACAAGAAGGGTATCCACCTTCTGAATTGGAACAAAAATTGAGCGATTTTATGCGTCGTTACATGGGAGAGGAAATCCAATCAAACAATGTCTATCACCTTCAACCGCTCAATCGTATCCACCTCTATTCTAACGTAGATTACGGTATGACCATGTATAGCGACATCTCGTATATCTACTTACTCTCTACACTTGCCTTTTTTATTTTACTCATTGCCGGTATCAATTTTGTGAATCTCGCTACAGCACGCGCCACCACCAGGGCAATGGAAGTAGGTATGCGGAAAGTGGTAGGTGCTAATCGGCGGATATTGATTGTGCAATTTTTGGGAGAATCCTTTCTGCTGTCATTACTCTCCCTCTTGTTGGCATTGAGTTTTGTCGAGCTTTTCCTGCCTACCTTTAATGCTTTTACACTTAAGGCATTGTCACTAAATATTCAGAACGAATCTCTATTGGTCGGATTATCCGGCATTACGGTATTGGTCGGCCTATTTTCTGGAATTTATCCTGCTTTTGTTTTATCTGCCTTTGAGCCTATGGATATTCTCAAAGGAGGTAAGTTAGTTTCCACTAAAAACAATGCCCGATTCCGAAAGGGATTGGTTATTTTTCAATCCTCAATTTCGGTTATATGTATCATCGGCACGATAACCATCTTTAATCAAATGAAGTATATGAGAAATAAAGACCTGGGTTTCAATAAAGATCAGGTCATGATTTTGGAGTTATACATGACAGATCGGTCATTGACGAGCAATTATCGTGCAATACACCAGGAATTTATAAAACATCCAGATATATTGGCGGCAACGGCTTCTCATACATTGCCCAATATTGGGTGGGGAGAGCGCTGGGTGGTTTATCCGGAAGGAAGTAATTCGGATGGTTGGGAGATGAATATATTGGCTGCTGATGAGGACTTTCTGAACTTTTTTGACATCAAAGTTAAAGAAGGCCGAAATTTCTCAAGCGACATTGGACGCGACACCACAAGTGCCTATATCCTGAATGAAACGGCGGTCAAACAACTGGGTTGGGAGAAGCCAATTGGCAAACAGTTTGAGTGGAATGATAGGCCCGGAGAAGTGATTGGCGTTGTCGAGGACTTTCATCTGCTATCTTTGCACGAAAAAATAGGACCTGTTTTCGTCTGCATGTGGGTTCCCAAATGGAATTATCTCTCCCTCAAAATTCGAAAAGATAATATTGCCAACACCATCCAATTTGTGGAAAACCAGTGGAAAAGACTAATCCCAAATTTTCCCTTCAATTTTCATTTTTTAGATGAAAACATAGATAAATGGAATTATGAGGCTGAGATAAAATTAGAAAAAATGCTCCGATTAGTGTCACTGCTTACAATTTTTGTAGCCTGTCTGGGCTTATTTGGGCTAACCGCATTTACCGTACAGTATCGCACCCACGAAATGAGTATCCGAAAGGTACTGGGTGCCTCTAAGTTCAACATCTGGTGGTTGCTCGTGAGGGATTTTTTAGGACTCATTTTATTGACCAACATCATTGCATGGCCCATAGCTTTTTTTGTCATGGAGGCCTGGTTACAGGATTTTCATTATCGCGTTCATGTGGATCTTATAACGCTGATCCTGGGTGGTGGGATATCCCTGATGATTGCCCTGCTTACCATCGTCTATCATACCCTGAAAACGGCTCTGTTAAACCCCATTCATCATTTGCGTTATAAATGA
- a CDS encoding FtsX-like permease family protein, with protein sequence MITPGLLLSFKQKFPDLMVGTDLILRGRGTKKIIKKGYTMIGKYFVIALRRTFRDKTFSLINLIGLSISMASVILIMVFMYNELTFDTFHQNSDRIFRVLRETESLAGAPQVSPGTSGMLGQSLVADIPEIEKVTRFFRMSQNWATNEDKGFFVAVCAVDQEFLQIFSFPLKIGDPKTVLKDKFSVVITEETAQKFFANENPIGKTISVDGRYFGGDYFVSGVVKDTPRNSSLHFDILTSTVHNEIPLTAWERWQPNTSWRPIQTFVMLSDAASPKNIDTKLQDLLNRYMGPDVSERNRYILQPLERMYLYSDLEYGIRGGGDITYVYIFSAIAIFIVLIASFNFVNLSIARSAARLKEIGVRKTVGAHKSSLIFQFIAEAVFTAFCSSLLAFSIVEISLPYLDSYINQEAKLEFSEHLLFVITFLTALIIGTISGLYPALFLASFHPAQILRRELQFNNSGKWLRNGSLIFQFAASVVLIISTIVVYKQMAFIQNKALGFDKEHIVVLPLFTTDRSLNERYRVIKQEFLKHPNVISASASNSTIAWFGGAFHTVYPEGFQGNEWQMRILGVDEDFIDLYGITLSKGRNFSVDIPGDATDAYILNETAVEQLGWQNPIGKQFEWAYWKRKGIVIGVVEDFHNRSLKEPIRPIALCMWQPKYNLLSLKIRGENIKDTMAFLEDQWRRFIPDKPFKAAFLDEHLNQLYQNDINFGRIFGVFALLAIFIACLGMLGMVSYALERRTKEIGIRKILGASAWNIIVLIFSEFFGILVVANLFAWLIAFLLMDNWLLSFAYKIELSPHTFALGTLFAIAITFATVAWHLIQAASKNPIDEIRYE encoded by the coding sequence ATGATTACTCCAGGGTTGCTGTTGTCATTCAAACAGAAGTTTCCCGATTTAATGGTGGGAACTGATCTCATATTGCGTGGCCGTGGCACTAAAAAAATAATAAAGAAAGGTTACACAATGATCGGCAAATATTTTGTCATTGCTTTAAGGCGAACATTCAGAGATAAAACCTTCTCTTTGATCAATCTAATCGGGCTTTCTATTAGCATGGCAAGCGTAATACTCATTATGGTATTTATGTATAATGAGTTGACCTTTGACACCTTTCATCAAAACTCTGATCGCATATTCAGAGTATTGAGAGAAACTGAATCTTTAGCAGGAGCACCTCAGGTTTCACCAGGGACCTCCGGTATGTTGGGGCAGAGTTTGGTGGCAGACATTCCTGAAATTGAGAAAGTGACTCGTTTTTTTAGAATGAGCCAAAACTGGGCAACCAACGAAGATAAGGGATTTTTTGTAGCAGTTTGTGCTGTTGATCAAGAATTTTTGCAGATATTTTCTTTTCCTCTCAAAATTGGCGATCCAAAAACCGTTTTGAAAGACAAATTCTCTGTCGTTATTACGGAAGAAACTGCACAAAAATTTTTCGCCAATGAAAACCCTATTGGTAAAACAATCTCTGTCGATGGCAGGTATTTTGGCGGAGATTATTTTGTCTCTGGCGTTGTCAAAGATACACCTCGAAACTCCTCTCTGCATTTTGACATATTGACATCTACTGTTCACAATGAAATACCATTGACTGCCTGGGAGAGATGGCAACCAAATACATCCTGGCGACCAATCCAGACATTTGTCATGTTGTCCGATGCAGCCTCTCCAAAAAACATAGATACCAAACTTCAGGACCTTTTAAATCGTTATATGGGACCTGATGTAAGTGAACGCAATCGATATATTCTCCAACCCCTGGAAAGAATGTATTTATACTCTGACCTTGAATATGGAATTAGAGGCGGCGGGGACATTACATACGTCTATATTTTTTCGGCAATCGCAATATTTATTGTACTTATTGCCAGCTTTAACTTTGTAAATCTATCTATAGCGCGATCTGCTGCCAGACTAAAAGAAATAGGCGTGAGAAAAACCGTTGGTGCCCACAAGAGTAGTCTCATCTTTCAGTTTATAGCCGAAGCTGTTTTTACGGCATTTTGTTCTTCACTTCTCGCCTTTAGTATTGTAGAAATCTCTCTTCCCTATCTGGATAGCTACATAAATCAAGAAGCCAAATTGGAATTCAGCGAACATCTGTTATTTGTTATAACATTTCTTACAGCCCTTATTATCGGTACTATATCCGGACTATATCCGGCACTTTTCCTGGCATCTTTTCACCCCGCCCAAATACTAAGACGTGAACTCCAGTTTAATAACTCTGGAAAATGGCTGAGAAATGGCTCTTTAATTTTTCAATTTGCTGCTTCTGTCGTGCTTATCATCAGCACAATTGTTGTATATAAACAAATGGCATTTATTCAAAACAAGGCGTTGGGATTTGATAAAGAGCATATTGTCGTATTACCTCTTTTTACGACTGACCGCTCTCTAAATGAGCGATATCGCGTTATTAAGCAGGAATTTTTGAAACACCCCAATGTGATCTCTGCATCTGCATCCAATTCTACTATCGCCTGGTTTGGTGGCGCATTTCATACAGTCTATCCCGAAGGTTTTCAGGGTAACGAATGGCAGATGAGGATATTGGGCGTTGACGAAGACTTTATAGATCTGTATGGGATAACACTGTCAAAAGGCCGGAACTTTTCCGTGGATATTCCGGGTGATGCAACCGATGCTTATATCTTAAATGAAACAGCAGTTGAGCAACTCGGGTGGCAAAATCCGATAGGAAAACAGTTCGAATGGGCATATTGGAAGCGTAAGGGCATTGTGATTGGTGTTGTTGAGGATTTTCATAACCGATCTCTCAAAGAACCCATCAGGCCAATTGCACTATGTATGTGGCAGCCCAAGTATAATCTTCTTTCTCTAAAAATTAGAGGTGAAAATATCAAAGATACAATGGCTTTTTTGGAGGATCAATGGAGGCGATTTATTCCTGACAAACCATTCAAAGCCGCCTTTTTAGATGAACACCTGAACCAGCTATATCAAAATGACATTAATTTCGGGCGTATATTTGGTGTATTTGCATTGCTCGCCATTTTTATAGCCTGTTTGGGCATGTTGGGCATGGTATCTTATGCTTTAGAAAGAAGAACTAAAGAGATTGGAATTCGAAAAATTTTGGGCGCTTCAGCCTGGAATATTATTGTCCTGATTTTCTCCGAGTTCTTCGGAATCCTTGTTGTTGCTAATTTATTTGCGTGGTTAATTGCATTTCTTTTGATGGATAATTGGTTGCTTTCATTTGCTTACAAGATCGAACTATCACCTCATACTTTTGCCCTGGGAACGCTATTTGCAATTGCAATTACTTTTGCAACTGTAGCCTGGCATTTGATACAGGCCGCCTCAAAAAATCCCATTGACGAAATAAGGTATGAATAG